A part of Helicobacter himalayensis genomic DNA contains:
- the fliH gene encoding flagellar assembly protein FliH has product MSLFNQENIINSHSTQTHNISKYEFKSITVKEKEAQGTESAQDSQNALSMPMPASEQKSILLEPDWHREIVEKLLAKSDNLSDSLAKLEMQFEKLEAQSKEQVTNAKDEGYKDGYNQAKEDIKKELEDEINTQKKTLTDSIITLENTLKGSQKHLEALEKELSAIAVDIAKEVIIKEVEENSQKVALALSHELLHSIMDATNIKLKVNPQDYLYLKEQLKDLQKVEILADNAVALGGVVVLSSDGNIDGNILNRYKNMKQSILENIKE; this is encoded by the coding sequence ATGTCATTGTTTAATCAAGAAAATATCATAAACAGCCACAGCACGCAAACTCATAACATTAGCAAGTATGAGTTTAAGTCTATAACAGTCAAGGAAAAAGAGGCGCAAGGTACAGAATCTGCGCAAGATTCTCAAAACGCGCTAAGTATGCCAATGCCTGCAAGCGAGCAGAAGAGCATACTTTTGGAGCCAGATTGGCATAGAGAGATTGTCGAAAAACTACTAGCAAAAAGCGACAATCTTTCAGATTCTCTAGCCAAACTTGAAATGCAGTTTGAAAAGCTTGAAGCTCAAAGCAAGGAGCAGGTTACAAATGCTAAAGATGAGGGTTATAAAGATGGCTACAATCAAGCCAAAGAGGATATAAAAAAGGAATTAGAGGATGAGATAAACACGCAAAAAAAGACACTTACAGATTCTATTATCACGCTTGAAAACACGTTAAAAGGCTCGCAAAAGCACCTCGAGGCGTTAGAAAAAGAGCTAAGTGCAATTGCGGTGGATATTGCAAAAGAGGTTATCATCAAGGAAGTGGAGGAAAACAGCCAGAAGGTGGCTTTAGCGCTTTCACATGAACTTTTGCATTCCATAATGGACGCGACAAATATCAAGCTCAAAGTTAATCCGCAGGATTATTTGTATTTAAAAGAGCAATTAAAGGATTTGCAAAAAGTGGAGATTCTCGCGGATAATGCAGTCGCGCTCGGTGGCGTGGTGGTGCTAAGTAGTGATGGCAATATCGATGGCAACATCCTTAATCGCTACAAAAATATGAAACAATCCATTTTGGAAAATATCAAAGAGTAG
- the fliG gene encoding flagellar motor switch protein FliG translates to MAINLSPRQRAQYDELSMSEKIAILLIQLGDDITSEIFHFLDIDAITEISKQIAQLGSTDKSIGAAILEEFWVIFQSNQYINTGGLDYARDLLIKALGPEAAKAILDKLAKTMQSAKNFAYLSKIRPQQLADFIINEHPQTIALILAHMDAGSAAETLGYFSDDLRAEVAIRMANLGDISPSVVKRVSAVLENKLESLTSYKVEVGGTRSVAEMFNRLGQKAAKATIAHIEQIDEQLATEIKEMMFTFEDINKLDNNAIREILKIADKKDLTLALKSAGDDLKQKFMANMSQRASEQFIEEMQFLGAVKVRDVENAQRKIVEVVQTLSEQGLIQLGEQDDVIV, encoded by the coding sequence ATGGCAATCAATCTCTCACCGCGCCAGCGCGCGCAATATGATGAACTCTCAATGTCAGAGAAAATCGCTATTTTGCTTATCCAGCTTGGCGATGACATTACGAGTGAGATTTTTCACTTTTTGGATATTGATGCGATTACAGAAATTTCTAAGCAAATCGCACAGCTTGGTAGCACGGATAAAAGTATAGGTGCGGCGATATTAGAGGAATTTTGGGTTATTTTTCAATCTAATCAATACATTAATACCGGCGGTTTGGACTATGCGCGCGATTTGCTTATTAAAGCACTTGGACCAGAAGCGGCAAAAGCGATTTTGGATAAGCTTGCAAAAACAATGCAATCAGCCAAAAACTTTGCCTACCTTTCAAAAATCCGTCCTCAACAGCTCGCGGACTTTATTATCAACGAGCACCCACAAACCATCGCACTAATCCTAGCGCATATGGACGCAGGCAGTGCGGCGGAGACTTTAGGGTATTTTTCTGATGATTTGCGCGCGGAAGTGGCGATTAGAATGGCAAATTTAGGTGATATTTCCCCAAGTGTGGTGAAGCGCGTTTCCGCAGTGCTAGAAAACAAATTAGAATCTCTCACAAGCTATAAAGTTGAAGTTGGTGGCACAAGAAGCGTGGCGGAGATGTTTAACCGCTTAGGACAAAAAGCCGCCAAAGCCACAATCGCACATATTGAGCAAATCGATGAACAGCTAGCCACAGAGATTAAGGAGATGATGTTTACTTTTGAAGACATTAATAAACTTGATAATAACGCAATTAGGGAGATTCTCAAAATTGCAGATAAAAAAGATCTCACTCTTGCGCTTAAATCTGCAGGTGATGATTTGAAGCAAAAATTTATGGCAAATATGAGCCAACGTGCCAGCGAGCAGTTTATTGAGGAAATGCAATTCTTAGGCGCGGTAAAAGTGCGCGATGTGGAAAATGCACAAAGAAAGATTGTCGAAGTTGTGCAAACACTATCAGAGCAAGGTCTAATTCAATTAGGCGAACAGGACGATGTCATTGTTTAA
- the pyrC gene encoding dihydroorotase has translation MKSIAKYFGDFVISDEFRTLSLSNPLDMHLHLREGTMLESILPFSARDFLSNVVMPNLSTPITTTKQALAYKEQILTLAKKNNLTAYEPLMTLYLTNTLTKKELQEAKAQGIKILKLYPKGATTNSQNGVSEVLDSHILEILQNAQELGFILSIHGESAGFCLEREFEFLEVFATLARTFPRLKIIIEHMSDSRSIPTLEKYENLYATLSLHHILLSLDDVLGGGLYADLVCKPMLKRPQDSDALLHLALNAHKKVSFGSDSAPHLQSKKYAPNAPSGIFSAPCILPVLASVFAYHKRLENLQAFVSDNAVRNYDLSAFLQNILQKEAMSAKIVRLESSGYEIPKNVSCEDDSINVLFGGQKSRYRVL, from the coding sequence ATGAAAAGTATAGCAAAGTATTTTGGGGATTTTGTGATTTCTGATGAGTTTCGCACGCTTAGCTTGAGCAATCCGCTTGATATGCACCTGCATTTACGCGAAGGGACGATGCTAGAATCTATCTTACCTTTTAGCGCGCGCGATTTTCTTTCAAACGTGGTAATGCCAAATCTAAGCACGCCAATCACCACCACTAAACAAGCCCTAGCGTATAAAGAGCAGATTCTCACTTTAGCCAAAAAAAATAATCTCACAGCCTACGAACCATTAATGACACTCTATCTCACAAACACGCTCACCAAAAAGGAATTGCAAGAAGCAAAGGCACAAGGCATTAAGATTCTCAAACTTTACCCAAAAGGTGCGACTACAAATAGCCAAAATGGCGTGAGCGAGGTTTTGGATTCTCATATTTTAGAAATTTTGCAAAACGCGCAAGAGCTTGGTTTCATATTGTCAATTCACGGTGAAAGCGCGGGATTCTGTCTTGAGCGGGAATTTGAATTTTTAGAAGTATTTGCAACTTTAGCACGCACTTTTCCGCGCTTAAAAATCATTATCGAGCATATGAGCGACTCGCGCTCAATCCCCACACTTGAAAAATATGAGAATCTCTATGCAACGCTAAGTTTGCACCATATTTTACTAAGCTTAGATGATGTGCTTGGTGGGGGCTTGTATGCAGATTTGGTTTGCAAACCAATGTTAAAACGTCCGCAAGATAGCGACGCACTCTTACATCTTGCATTAAACGCGCATAAAAAAGTGAGTTTTGGCTCAGATTCTGCCCCGCATTTGCAAAGTAAAAAATACGCGCCAAATGCGCCAAGCGGGATATTTTCCGCACCTTGTATTTTGCCTGTGTTAGCAAGTGTGTTTGCCTATCACAAAAGATTAGAAAACCTACAAGCCTTTGTGAGTGATAATGCTGTGAGAAACTATGATTTAAGTGCGTTTTTACAAAACATTTTACAAAAAGAGGCAATGAGCGCAAAAATCGTGCGTTTAGAATCTAGCGGATATGAAATCCCAAAAAACGTGTCCTGCGAAGATGACTCGATAAATGTCCTTTTTGGCGGACAAAAAAGCAGGTATAGGGTGCTTTGA
- a CDS encoding DEAD/DEAH box helicase family protein, translating into MHARALTHSALSYYEYLSAHNLGLDSVRIVRYEFKDETLNLQLGKRLFSQDGLMLELAPKEVFELSTSADLEYNEDTSLLKIAPNFELLSALQKHLKQKGASLSLYSDLKFLVKNVANYYEKNKDSLQLPTRVPLKYDEQIPNYLNNEQKRAVEMIFKHPLSYVWGPPGSGKTQVVLFEALYFYAKKGVKTCVLAPTNSALEQIFTTLLEHFKKMDFELHNLLRLGLPTQRFLSLYPECCDSNAIKKAQTSLFNQPTNLKTRLKNALIIGLTLDGFIKRAENLEIEFAHYFLDECAFAPLAKACALCVGNVPITLFGDHKQLMPICEMPANELRVRPEVNLWNLSALFMEEFFNAKDLQDSTRECKSNTQTPLQESSAQNNVGDENFTESSAPFSHFETLNLKQSTQNPQLSHIASLNFTHRYGDNLARLLDSYIYHNGLRGQERVMGIYCVDSGRKSEADSNFSANEVRATQILYQHLLRRTKNPKSTQTPLQDTLAVITPFVKQRKELQRHLGGLEVLTIHGSQGREWDNVIFSPVSLHYYLTDSKQTNALYGLNVAISRIKKNLFIVCDLRFWQSQPNQFLHKLLSQATLIRF; encoded by the coding sequence ATGCACGCGCGCGCCTTAACCCACTCTGCGCTTAGCTACTATGAATATTTGAGCGCACATAATTTGGGTTTAGATTCTGTGCGGATTGTACGCTATGAGTTTAAAGATGAGACTTTAAACCTGCAACTTGGCAAACGTCTTTTCTCGCAAGATGGCTTAATGCTCGAGCTTGCGCCAAAGGAAGTTTTCGAGCTAAGCACAAGCGCGGATTTAGAATACAATGAAGATACTTCACTTTTAAAAATTGCGCCAAATTTTGAACTCCTAAGTGCCCTACAAAAGCACCTAAAGCAAAAGGGCGCGAGCCTTAGCCTTTATAGCGATTTAAAATTTCTTGTAAAAAATGTTGCAAATTATTATGAAAAAAACAAAGATTCTCTGCAACTTCCTACAAGAGTGCCACTAAAATATGACGAGCAGATTCCAAATTATCTCAACAATGAGCAAAAGCGCGCAGTAGAGATGATTTTCAAACACCCGCTAAGCTATGTGTGGGGACCTCCGGGCAGTGGCAAAACGCAAGTCGTGCTTTTTGAAGCGCTGTATTTTTATGCAAAAAAAGGCGTGAAAACCTGTGTGCTAGCCCCGACAAATTCCGCGCTAGAGCAGATTTTCACCACACTTTTAGAGCATTTTAAAAAAATGGATTTTGAACTACACAATCTCTTGCGCCTAGGACTGCCAACACAACGCTTTTTGAGCTTATATCCAGAATGTTGCGATAGCAATGCGATTAAAAAAGCTCAAACCTCACTTTTTAATCAGCCAACAAATCTTAAAACGCGTTTAAAGAATGCACTTATTATCGGGCTAACACTTGATGGATTCATTAAGCGCGCGGAAAATCTAGAGATAGAGTTTGCGCATTATTTTTTAGATGAATGCGCCTTTGCCCCACTAGCTAAAGCTTGCGCGCTGTGCGTGGGAAATGTGCCAATCACGCTTTTTGGCGACCATAAGCAGTTAATGCCAATTTGTGAAATGCCTGCAAACGAGCTAAGAGTGCGCCCGGAAGTGAATTTATGGAATCTGTCCGCGCTTTTTATGGAGGAATTTTTCAACGCAAAGGATTTGCAAGATAGCACGCGCGAATGCAAATCGAACACACAAACACCTTTGCAAGAATCGAGCGCACAAAATAACGTAGGAGACGAAAATTTTACTGAATCTAGCGCGCCATTTAGCCATTTTGAAACCTTAAACTTAAAGCAATCAACGCAAAATCCCCAACTCTCCCACATTGCAAGTTTGAACTTCACTCATCGCTATGGCGACAATCTCGCGCGCTTGCTAGATTCTTACATTTATCACAATGGCTTGCGCGGACAAGAGCGTGTTATGGGGATTTACTGCGTTGATAGCGGGCGCAAGAGTGAAGCGGATAGTAATTTTAGCGCTAATGAGGTGCGTGCCACGCAGATTCTCTATCAGCATTTATTGCGGCGCACAAAGAATCCAAAAAGCACACAAACACCTTTGCAAGACACTCTTGCGGTTATCACGCCATTTGTCAAGCAACGCAAGGAATTGCAACGACATTTAGGGGGCTTAGAAGTGCTTACAATCCATGGTTCGCAAGGCAGGGAATGGGATAATGTGATTTTTTCGCCGGTGAGTTTGCACTACTATCTTACAGATTCTAAGCAGACAAATGCACTCTATGGGCTTAATGTCGCTATTAGTCGGATTAAAAAAAATCTTTTTATCGTGTGTGATTTGCGCTTTTGGCAAAGTCAGCCAAATCAATTTTTACACAAGCTTCTTTCTCAAGCCACACTTATAAGATTCTAA
- a CDS encoding phosphomannomutase/phosphoglucomutase, whose product MSKVSSSIQKIFREYDIRGIFEEDLNKEVVFNIGAQLGKRLKNLNEKSVCVGYDARAHSPVLFSWLKSGFESESIEVYDLGLIPTPVAYFATYEKIDDVQCKNSVMITGSHNPPQYNGFKITLQNTPFYGKDITALGKDLIAEFNDFVESKKEAKKLSALDSYISFLSTQFKHLANLPYTIAIDCGNGVAGVAIDKVLQNLHISYEALYFEPDGNFPNHHPDPSEEHNLEDLKRVMKEKNIPIGIAFDGDADRLALLSTNYSYKGDELAILFAREMHSRGITPQVIGEVKCSQIMYDEINKIGKAHMYKTGHSNLKVKLKELGAHLAAEMSGHIFFKERYFGYDDAIYSTFRALELFLKRTPTQIEQEILALPKAYSTPEEKINTTEEQKFALIESLKTKLQNPPKDFPHIKEIISIDGLRVVFENGWGLVRASNTTPVLVTRFEADSENCAMEYKQKLLDLLQSCK is encoded by the coding sequence ATGAGTAAAGTTAGCAGTTCTATCCAAAAAATCTTTAGAGAATACGACATTCGCGGGATTTTTGAAGAGGATTTAAATAAAGAAGTGGTGTTTAATATCGGCGCACAGCTTGGCAAGAGATTAAAAAATCTCAATGAAAAAAGCGTGTGCGTGGGCTATGATGCGCGCGCACATTCGCCTGTGCTCTTTTCGTGGTTAAAAAGTGGGTTTGAAAGCGAAAGTATAGAAGTTTATGATTTAGGGCTTATTCCCACACCCGTAGCGTATTTTGCGACTTATGAAAAAATTGATGATGTGCAATGTAAAAACTCTGTAATGATCACAGGCTCGCATAATCCGCCACAATACAATGGCTTTAAAATCACCTTGCAAAACACGCCTTTTTATGGCAAAGACATTACCGCGCTTGGCAAGGATTTAATCGCGGAGTTTAACGACTTTGTAGAATCTAAAAAAGAAGCCAAAAAGCTAAGCGCGCTAGATTCTTATATTTCATTTTTAAGCACGCAGTTTAAGCATTTGGCAAATCTCCCCTACACAATTGCCATCGATTGCGGTAATGGCGTGGCTGGCGTGGCGATTGACAAAGTATTACAGAATCTACATATTTCTTATGAAGCGCTGTATTTTGAGCCTGATGGAAACTTCCCAAACCACCACCCAGACCCAAGCGAGGAGCATAATTTAGAGGATTTAAAACGCGTTATGAAAGAGAAAAATATCCCTATTGGAATCGCTTTTGATGGCGATGCGGACAGGCTAGCGCTTTTAAGCACAAATTACAGCTACAAAGGCGATGAGCTAGCCATTCTTTTTGCGCGCGAAATGCACTCACGCGGGATTACCCCACAAGTCATTGGCGAGGTGAAATGCTCGCAGATTATGTATGATGAAATCAACAAAATCGGCAAGGCCCATATGTATAAAACCGGGCATTCTAATTTGAAAGTCAAGCTAAAAGAGCTTGGCGCGCACCTAGCAGCTGAAATGAGCGGACATATTTTTTTTAAAGAGCGCTATTTTGGCTATGATGATGCGATTTATTCAACATTTAGGGCGCTAGAGCTATTTTTAAAGCGCACGCCAACACAAATAGAGCAAGAGATTCTCGCACTGCCAAAAGCCTATTCCACACCGGAGGAAAAAATCAACACCACTGAAGAGCAAAAATTCGCACTCATAGAATCTCTTAAGACAAAATTACAGAATCCACCAAAAGATTTTCCACATATTAAAGAAATCATTAGTATTGACGGCTTGCGTGTGGTGTTTGAAAATGGCTGGGGACTTGTGCGCGCGAGCAATACTACACCCGTGCTTGTGACGCGCTTTGAGGCGGATTCTGAAAATTGTGCAATGGAATACAAGCAAAAGCTTTTGGATTTATTGCAATCCTGCAAGTAA
- the fliF gene encoding flagellar basal-body MS-ring/collar protein FliF, with translation MNIQLILEQIAKILKRINKRQRIIILATLIVIISFLTYLVLFHVDEKSEYEGYSVLFNGIEPQDSALILQNLQQNKIPYKIPADNTILVPSDKVYEQRIALASLGIPRQGKKISFSDFIENQNLGDTDFREQTKFQLAVEGELTKTIESITAIESASVLIAPAEKSVFSRQNIPPTASVKIQLRQGMDLTQAQIVGIKNLVAASVTNLTPDRVKIINQDGDLLGETTEFSTASGLIKLAEQQRKYQIAQEKTYENKIIEALKGIVGDETRVRAQVSLEYDFSQVRQTQEIFGNNVVEAERNIEEREKGVRETPIGGVPGVVSNIGPVQGLDDANVLSEKSKTDETKNYRVDRTVSEIKGPIGKLVRISAGVVVDGTYREVTDENGEKKLEYVPRSERDLKEIEDIVKGVVAYKEERGDFVKITNFELNAATANYKPKDSWESFSDNVEKYLGPFMPLIKYLLVGLVLFIFYKKVVAPFTERMLEVQEDEEEEVESLLQLDEDDEDLNKFSDLRKRVEDQLGLGGGFNEDEVKYEVILERMRNVVSERPEEVAALFQSLIKDELEIGSNP, from the coding sequence ATGAATATACAGCTGATTTTAGAGCAAATCGCAAAAATTTTAAAACGTATTAATAAGCGTCAGCGTATCATTATCCTTGCTACGCTTATTGTGATTATTTCTTTTTTGACCTATCTTGTGCTTTTTCATGTTGATGAGAAAAGCGAGTATGAGGGCTATTCTGTTCTTTTTAATGGTATTGAGCCACAAGATAGCGCGCTGATTTTGCAAAATTTACAGCAAAATAAGATTCCCTATAAAATCCCTGCTGATAATACAATCCTTGTGCCAAGTGATAAAGTCTATGAGCAGCGCATCGCACTTGCTTCGCTTGGGATTCCAAGACAGGGAAAAAAGATTAGTTTTAGTGATTTTATTGAGAATCAGAATCTCGGCGATACGGATTTTAGAGAGCAGACAAAATTCCAGCTTGCGGTTGAGGGCGAGCTAACAAAAACTATTGAAAGTATCACTGCTATTGAATCCGCAAGTGTGCTTATCGCGCCTGCGGAAAAATCCGTCTTTAGTAGGCAAAATATTCCGCCAACTGCATCAGTGAAAATCCAATTGCGACAAGGAATGGATCTCACGCAGGCTCAAATTGTGGGGATTAAGAATCTTGTCGCTGCGTCAGTAACAAATCTCACGCCAGATAGGGTAAAAATCATCAATCAAGATGGGGATTTGCTTGGTGAAACGACAGAATTTAGCACAGCCTCTGGGCTTATTAAACTTGCTGAACAGCAAAGAAAATACCAAATTGCGCAGGAAAAAACTTATGAAAATAAGATTATCGAAGCACTCAAAGGGATTGTGGGTGATGAAACACGCGTGCGTGCGCAGGTGAGTTTAGAATATGATTTTTCACAAGTGCGCCAAACGCAAGAAATTTTTGGAAATAATGTCGTGGAAGCCGAGCGTAATATCGAAGAGCGCGAAAAAGGTGTGCGCGAAACGCCAATAGGTGGTGTGCCCGGCGTGGTGAGTAATATCGGACCGGTGCAGGGTTTAGATGATGCGAATGTATTGAGTGAAAAAAGTAAAACTGACGAGACAAAAAATTACCGCGTAGATAGAACCGTGAGCGAGATAAAAGGACCTATCGGCAAGCTTGTGAGAATTAGTGCGGGCGTGGTGGTAGATGGGACTTATAGAGAGGTGACTGACGAAAATGGTGAAAAAAAATTAGAATATGTTCCGCGCAGTGAGCGTGATTTAAAAGAGATTGAAGATATTGTCAAGGGCGTTGTGGCGTATAAAGAGGAGCGCGGTGATTTTGTGAAGATTACGAATTTCGAGCTTAATGCTGCTACTGCAAACTACAAGCCAAAAGATTCATGGGAAAGCTTTTCAGACAATGTCGAAAAATACCTCGGACCATTTATGCCGCTTATTAAATATCTTCTTGTGGGATTGGTGCTTTTCATTTTTTACAAAAAGGTTGTTGCGCCATTTACCGAGCGTATGCTTGAAGTGCAGGAGGACGAAGAAGAAGAAGTGGAATCTTTACTGCAACTTGATGAGGACGATGAGGATTTGAATAAATTTAGCGATTTGAGAAAACGCGTAGAGGATCAACTCGGACTTGGTGGCGGATTTAATGAAGATGAAGTAAAATACGAAGTGATTTTGGAACGTATGCGTAATGTCGTCTCTGAACGCCCAGAAGAAGTAGCTGCGCTTTTCCAATCGCTTATCAAAGATGAGCTAGAAATTGGCTCAAATCCATAA
- the traF gene encoding conjugal transfer protein TraF: MKKNTTKNALILMLCAGLSSINALEFGSMGQVSTSIGGAGVALKQSAWGVYYNPALLAADRRSKVGYSFGAQFREQNLLEALTIDYKELSRIASTLDEKLLGKTSAKGAIANGAISYKPSTGTSVSVDGILGNVLGDMLGIGHNGTLDKQTIEKFAKDLGCTSCSSKSSVEEVAKELEKEAKQNTGMIGKNLKDKLIDAADKNGAPPLLTEMIKSIDPKDIAGLVSGALDGKSPKMEDILSRVGKITLPRGADSDVDRLVDSFNVLNNTLQSNELILNSQNGIVLQIGGKARTKKIESDGIGELSVQEIDSGRGAVAIAILPQVFVGASANIDPTHSKLIVEAGGKYIEATITGGGVDLSILMDANNNTAKQQFENSSILSPNAKHQINATSLALIEVPVGYGHTLFSRIGDIHIGGAVKFMQAFGYRLDQTLNFDKPKINTPKTGDMISQQTFALDLGALYTPFFAKKLNLGLVIKNLNAPHIKMNTGSDIILNRQIRTGVSYELLDFLTIAADYDVLPNNTLSVVNKQSQMLGGGIIADFKYVDFRLGAMKDMKSKAGEGAILTGGVNAFGFLDIAFQYGLGENVTLYGFNVSNYMAFKVGGQFSW; this comes from the coding sequence ATGAAAAAAAATACCACAAAAAACGCCTTAATTCTTATGCTATGTGCTGGCTTGAGTTCGATTAATGCGCTTGAGTTTGGCTCTATGGGGCAGGTATCTACGAGCATCGGAGGTGCGGGTGTGGCACTTAAGCAATCAGCGTGGGGCGTGTATTACAACCCTGCGCTTTTGGCGGCTGATAGACGCTCAAAAGTGGGTTATAGTTTTGGCGCGCAGTTTAGAGAGCAGAATCTTTTAGAGGCACTTACAATTGACTACAAGGAACTCTCAAGGATTGCAAGCACACTTGATGAAAAGCTTTTGGGGAAAACAAGTGCAAAGGGTGCTATTGCAAATGGTGCGATTTCCTACAAACCAAGCACTGGAACATCAGTTAGCGTTGATGGGATTTTAGGAAATGTGCTAGGAGATATGTTAGGCATAGGACATAATGGAACATTAGATAAGCAAACGATAGAAAAATTTGCAAAAGATTTAGGTTGCACCTCTTGTAGTTCTAAATCAAGTGTAGAGGAAGTAGCCAAAGAATTAGAAAAAGAAGCAAAACAAAATACCGGTATGATAGGAAAGAATCTTAAAGATAAACTCATAGATGCTGCCGACAAGAATGGTGCACCGCCACTTTTAACAGAGATGATCAAAAGTATTGACCCAAAAGATATCGCGGGCTTAGTCTCTGGTGCGTTAGATGGAAAATCGCCAAAGATGGAAGATATACTTTCTCGAGTTGGGAAAATCACCTTACCTCGTGGCGCAGATTCTGATGTTGATAGACTTGTTGATTCCTTTAATGTTTTAAACAACACTTTGCAAAGCAATGAGCTTATCCTAAACTCACAAAATGGCATAGTCCTCCAAATAGGTGGCAAAGCACGCACAAAAAAGATTGAATCTGATGGAATAGGTGAGCTAAGCGTGCAAGAGATAGATTCTGGGCGCGGTGCGGTAGCCATAGCGATTTTACCCCAAGTCTTTGTAGGCGCATCAGCAAATATCGACCCTACACATAGCAAACTTATTGTCGAAGCTGGAGGGAAATACATTGAAGCCACCATTACGGGAGGTGGTGTTGATTTAAGTATTTTGATGGACGCAAACAACAATACCGCAAAACAACAATTTGAGAACTCTTCAATCTTAAGTCCTAACGCAAAGCACCAAATTAATGCTACTTCGCTCGCACTCATTGAAGTACCGGTAGGCTATGGACACACATTGTTCAGTCGTATCGGAGATATACATATAGGCGGTGCAGTGAAGTTTATGCAAGCTTTTGGTTATCGCCTTGACCAAACTCTTAACTTTGATAAGCCTAAAATTAACACGCCTAAAACTGGTGATATGATTTCTCAGCAAACTTTCGCGCTAGATTTAGGAGCTCTCTACACCCCATTTTTTGCTAAAAAGCTTAATCTTGGGCTTGTGATAAAGAATCTTAACGCCCCACACATTAAGATGAATACAGGCTCTGACATTATCCTTAATCGTCAAATCCGCACAGGTGTAAGCTATGAACTTTTGGACTTCCTTACAATCGCGGCAGATTATGATGTTTTGCCAAACAACACATTAAGTGTTGTAAATAAACAAAGTCAAATGCTAGGTGGGGGGATTATCGCGGATTTTAAATATGTAGATTTCCGACTTGGCGCAATGAAAGATATGAAAAGCAAGGCTGGCGAGGGCGCAATCCTTACAGGCGGTGTGAATGCGTTTGGATTCCTAGACATTGCGTTTCAATATGGACTTGGTGAAAATGTTACACTTTATGGCTTTAATGTCTCAAATTATATGGCATTCAAAGTCGGTGGGCAGTTTAGCTGGTAA
- the hisC gene encoding histidinol-phosphate transaminase, with amino-acid sequence MRFNPHLQHIAPYEAGKPIELVMREYGIARESIIKLASNENPYGTSPKVLEALKNNIHTASLYPDDSYCELKEALARKFSVDSRNLIIGSGSDQVIEFCLHARAGTSKEFKILQAGVTFAMYEIYAKLFGAQILKTKSLAHDLDEILELQRQENADIIFICAPNNPLGECVDTRALYAFLEQISESCLVVIDGAYQEYARFKDAQKGIEPLGLIKKFSNVIYLGTFSKAYGLGGMRVGYGIGSMEMIKALHKVRPPFNITTLSLLAAITALQDEEFIAHSLSENFKQMRVYEDFAKAYNIAFIPSWTNFITFVGDFYENLDVTDETNIKFDSTKFCDFCLQKGVILRNLKSYNLNAFRVSIGTQAQNKRVLELLGEFLGLNK; translated from the coding sequence ATGCGTTTTAATCCACATTTACAACATATCGCGCCTTATGAAGCAGGTAAGCCAATAGAGCTTGTGATGCGTGAATATGGCATTGCGCGTGAAAGTATCATCAAGCTTGCGAGTAATGAAAATCCTTATGGCACTTCACCAAAGGTGCTAGAAGCGCTTAAAAATAATATTCATACTGCGAGTTTGTATCCTGATGATTCTTATTGTGAGCTCAAAGAGGCGTTAGCGCGTAAATTTAGCGTGGATTCTCGAAATCTCATTATTGGTTCTGGGAGCGATCAGGTGATTGAATTTTGCCTGCACGCACGCGCTGGGACAAGCAAGGAGTTTAAGATTCTGCAAGCAGGCGTGACTTTTGCAATGTATGAAATTTATGCAAAGCTTTTTGGCGCACAGATTCTCAAAACAAAAAGCTTAGCGCACGATTTGGACGAGATTTTAGAATTACAAAGGCAAGAAAATGCGGATATTATTTTTATTTGTGCGCCAAATAATCCGCTTGGGGAATGTGTGGATACGCGTGCGCTGTATGCGTTTTTAGAGCAAATTTCAGAATCTTGTCTTGTGGTGATTGATGGTGCATATCAGGAATATGCGCGCTTTAAAGACGCGCAAAAAGGCATAGAACCTTTGGGATTGATAAAAAAATTTTCAAATGTGATTTATCTAGGCACATTTTCTAAGGCTTATGGCTTAGGCGGTATGCGCGTGGGCTATGGGATTGGGAGTATGGAGATGATTAAGGCACTGCATAAAGTGCGCCCGCCTTTTAATATTACGACTTTAAGCTTGCTAGCAGCTATTACTGCATTACAAGATGAGGAATTTATCGCGCATTCTTTGAGTGAAAATTTCAAGCAAATGCGCGTGTATGAGGACTTTGCAAAGGCGTACAATATAGCTTTTATCCCTTCTTGGACGAATTTTATTACTTTTGTTGGGGATTTTTATGAGAATCTAGACGTAACAGATGAAACTAACATAAAGTTTGATAGCACCAAATTTTGTGATTTTTGTTTGCAAAAAGGCGTGATTTTACGCAATCTTAAAAGCTATAATCTCAACGCCTTTCGCGTGAGTATTGGCACACAAGCACAAAACAAAAGAGTTTTAGAGCTTCTTGGTGAGTTTTTGGGGCTTAATAAATAA